Within Quercus lobata isolate SW786 chromosome 5, ValleyOak3.0 Primary Assembly, whole genome shotgun sequence, the genomic segment TAACACTGAATGACCCAATAATAAAGTAACATACGAGGAGAAAAGGGCTGAAGCAATTGAGGAAGCAATAGAGTTCGATTCCACCACAACAAACATTACGAAATGAAGGgaggaaatttatttattacacaTACAGACAATTTATTCTGTACTCATTAATCATTATGTTAGATTAAATTACATTGCCAATAGTTTACATAAATCTTTATTACCTAAATTTCAAGAAACTTAAAATTCTAAAAgcaaatactctctctctctctcattcaagGACTACAAGCGTGAATATCCGTGTCAGGTGGTcactaaatttattatttgacgAATAATTTCTAGGGTTCTTATTATAAACTATAGCAGTCTTTAACATTGgtctttataaaataaattatgcaGAAAGAGATGGAATTTTCtgtgaaaaaatattgttggGCGGAATTGGAACTCTTAACTGAGTCATCTAGCGAAGAAAACTTTATTGGAAATGTAAAATTTGGGAAAGTCTACTGGGGAAAAACTGAGCAAGGTCAAGAGGTTACTGTCAAAATTTGGTTTCGCTTTGATTCACAAAGTCTAGGTCTTGCCAACCGTCATGCCAATTATAGTCTTACAAGACTGAAggtatctatctatctatatacaTTAGATATATACATATCTTTCATTTGTTTACTACAAAAGAAAActtgttcatttttgtttttgtttttattttttgttttagtctGAATGCACTTTTCTGACACATCCGGATGGTATGAATCACCCCAATTTGGTGAAGTTAATCGGATATTGCTGTGAAGTTGAAGATCACTACTTGGGTGTTGTCTATGATCGTAGTGTtgggttctaaagatttaggattaaatatttagaatcatattttatttgtgttggcaaaccaagaaaaaaatatgtCTAGTCTATGTGTTAGGTAATGCTTAAAGGTGTAGGTTTCAAGCTTCAAGTTCAGTTGACTGCAGAAAAAGGGAGTCAATTTTTGCCAAGCTTGACCGATTGAGAAATTAGACTTGACCAATAGAGAATCGCAGAATGTTTAAACAAGGCCCAAGCCCGcaaaaacgtttagggtttcattCTTACTTGTCCACATATAAAAGGGGAACCCTACCTACGTTTTGGAGACCGGAAGAAGACTTATGTGTTACTCTCTGTGACATCTGGgaggttttgtaccttctaactacacAAAAATCTATCAGAgcaagatctacaatcaagcGATGGTAGAACCTAGTTGCTGCTACAAGATCATTACTGCtggtgatctgaaacctttgagtaggatctcaaagtcacaagcaagggtgcttgtgttgctataaatccaagaagagaaagagtccgtggatttggagtttgcatgtggtcgtgtcagtaagttattACATGAGGTAACAATAGATCTAgggttaaatcttttgtaaaaacttcgactctcttatagtggatttactTTACCTTGAGGTTGGCtagattaaatcctccctaagtttttaccttgaaacagTTTATTTCATCGGTTTtcttaggtcatcatatcgtggtgttatttatttttccgctattgtgcatgatatgatatatgcttttttaacctagatttgaataataaacctaataatcaacttggttaattaattaggttaaacaatctggtttAAGGGGCTTAAATGAACAAACACTTAGATCAAAGGATACTCTTCTCAACCTCATCGACAAAGGTACATTTTAGTTTGTTCATTTTTCATGCAGTAAATAACTTTAACCATTATTGCCAATTTacatagggaaaaaaaaaatttctaaatgaCAAAGTGCTTTTAATTGCGTTTTCAGAAGATTTGAATTGGAACCAAAGAATGCAGGTGGCTCTTGCGATTGCACATGTGCTTGAGTATTTGCATTGTCATAATCCTCTTTACCAACATTGCTTTGTTCACCCTGCTCTTATAATGCCTGATCAAGTAGGTCATCTTTGGTTTTCTTCATGCTCTCTTTCGATAGATAGacttactctttttctttttgagcaaaaaataattccaaaatcTGGTCTAATCTGATCTTCATTTTTTCACAGGATTCCAATCCAGtgttatttgattttttcatgCTATCTGGTGGAATTGTTGGTGACAAGCAGTTTGTGTCATACCGAGACATGTCACATATGTGTTATCTACCCTATTTAGATATCTTCTCTTGTGTCTGCATAATTACACGAAATTCGTTGAGTCGAGCCGTTCCTTGCATTCTGCATTTGGAACTTTTTGTTTTGGTAGGCTTTTTAACTTCTGCTATCTTATGAATGGTCTTCCATCAGGTTTTTGTTGTAGTGGCtctagttataacttataagtctTGTTGACCAACGTAGATTTTGACCGGTTTTCTAGTTGAACTTGATTAGAAAGTTTGCTTGGGTTCCTTGTTTACTAGGTGCCAGGCTTTTAACTTGAAATGGGCTATGCATTATCTTATCTGGACTGAGATGAACGAAGCCGAATCATTTTGCCTTTGTGTGATGCTCACATTGTGGTGTGGTACCATTACAATTTTGGTGTAAGATGCATCCCCTCATTAGGTGTGATGCCTAAGAAGTTTATTCTATTTCCTTTCACCTCTTTACTTCCTATTTGCTGTTTCACAGCTTCAAGTTGTTTTCCAGCAATCCTAATCATTCTCTACAAATGAGTCTTTTCGCTTTAACATCTAAATCTCAAAAGTGAGATTCCTTGAGAACTCTACTATAACCCTTAATTACTACCAAAAAACTAGCTTTACCTCACTATAACATCCTAACCTGAATCCCTGCAGTATCAGGtcctattaattattttttggttctGAAACTGAAACTTTGATCACTTTTTAGTTTCAAACCTGCTGTCCTGCATCATTTTGGTTTCAGATTCTGCCTTTTATCTTATCTATTTTAGCATCTTTGtgacttttgattttttttaagcactCTCTCATATCCTTACATAAGATGCAAAAGCTAAATTTCTTCTTGATGTACATTTTAAAACTAGGAAGCCTTTGATAAACACTCATTATCCCTTCAACTAGCATTCAAGCATGAGTCCAGAACAATATTTCTTGGGCACTAGTCATAGCATCCAAAAATCCGCAACCTAAAATTTGACTTTCTTTTTAATCGTTTCAATCCCAAATGgtattttcttgattattttaatatgttttattctttttatgaattttaaacCCAAGTGCACCTATTTTTACTGTTAAAACCTAACCCTATCCCCCCTGCCAAAGAAATATTCAACTTAATTCAGTTATGATTTTGAATGTGTTGCAATAGAACATTCTGATTTTTGGATTATAATGGAATTCATGTCCATTTGAAAGATGTGATGTTGCAGGGCAAGATGCCCCCCACTTAATTATTGTAACTTTATACGAATGTATAGTTTCTGCTAATTGCTTTACTTTTTCTTCATTGTTGGATTTTGTGAGCTAAAGCTCTAGGTGCTTGTATTTTTTCCCTCGTGTTTATTTCTGTGTACTAGGGTGGCACAccctttttttaataggtaaatgTTTCTTAGTATATATATTCACCAAGTCAATCTTTTCTGTTATCCTAACATGATTGTAGGAAAAGCTTGTTGGAGCTTTCAATTAATTGTGTGACATGGACACTAGGTGACAAGTTTGAATGGTCTAAGATGAAAGAGgattatatttatgtgtatcTGAATACACATGCAAAACGTGGAGCTTTTAAGATGTTGAATTAACAAACTCCTAGGCGTTGCCTTTTGATTTTGTCCCTTCTTGTTCTTTAACCTAGACGTCTTGAATGCTGAACAGTTCTGTTTGTTATGTTCTACTACTGTAGCTGAATAGCTTGTACTCATGAGTCTTTTGGCATTGcagttttacattttttctttattgcacttacaaaattttatgtatCAGGCGTCTAGTCGCTGAGATCGGATCAGTTTTCATTTGCTATTGTACTTATAGGGCTCATATGCAAACGTGCCTTTAGTGGGGAGAATAGGAAAGATAATACAGAACATCCTTTACTCTGGGCTACGGAACAATACCACACAAAATTGAAGTCTGGCTTCCAGCCAAAATGACTGTCAACTCGTTCATGAGAGCCTGAAGGCAGAACCTGGTGTTCATGATCTTGATGGAGTAGCAATGACAAAGATGATATTTCACTGTATGGACTATTACGTAGTGAAACGTCCTACAATGTCACAGATTGTTCAGTGTTAGCAGGGTTTACATGTTTTCAACGGGATTTTGGTGTGGTGGAAGGTTTTTTACAGGAGTGGGACTGTAATACTTTtgcagtgaagaaaaaaaaactcaaattggAAAGGATGTCTTAAGAAGGATGCTCAAAAAATAAAGCACTGaactgttttcttttctttgggtGTGATTGTGCGAACCAAATGTTATGTTACTCTGGGAACTGATCTGGTATGAAAAGACTTGATATATTGTTTTCTAATATTCCTCCCATTTCGTTGATggactttgatttttttattttttttgataagtaataagaatatattaaaaagaagaggGGTGTCACCTGAgtatacaggaagtatacaTCAAGGACAAATACAAATCAAatgcaaaaagtaaaaatgtcCATGAAACCATGGACTGAAGAAAAAGAACGAAAACCAAACACTGTAACCCAATCCAGAAGAGTCTTAAAGAAGAAGAGTTTAAGATCTACAACTGATCTCTCTAAGTCCTCAAAATGCCGAttattcctctccctccaaatgcaccacatcaaacaatgggGCATAGCCATCCAAATAGCCGAATTCCGATGCCTCCCCAACTTTCCTTGCCAACAAGCCAACAAATCCACTACTGTTTtcggcataacccaatgaatgcCAAAAAGAGTAAACACCATAGACCATAAATCAAAAGCAATAGGGCAATGGATAAGGAGGCGGTCAACAGATTCCCCATTTCTTTTACACATATAACActaatccaaaatcaaaatctaccGTTTCCTAAAATTATCAATAGTCAAAATATTCCCTAAAGCTGCAGTCCACACAAAAAAAGCAACTCTAGATGGGACCTTAGACTTCCAAACAGTCTTCCAAGGGAAAGACTGATTGACACTATTAGTCAGCACCTGGTAATAGGAACGAACAGTAAAACCTTTACCCCTAGTAGGTTTCCAACACATCTTATCGTCCCCAACTCCTTTCAAAGAAGCTCCATAAATCCTAGACATTAAACTGTAGAAGGATTCCAAATCCCAATCTTCGCTGTATCTTCTAAAAGTTAGATCCCAAAAAAGAACACCATTTGGGAACTTCATCAACTCAGCCACAGAGGCCTCCTTATTTCGACTTAACGAAAAAAGTCTTGGGTAGAGCACACACAAAGAATCATCCCTACACCAAATATCCTGCCAAAATCTAACAGTAAAACCGGCCCCAACCTCAAATTGGATGTGACGAACAAAAGATGGCCAACCACGACTAATAGACTTCCACAAGCTTACACCATGAGGGCCAATAATAGGAAGAGTGCACCAACCTCCCCCTTCACAACCATATTTTGCCCCTATCACTCTCCTCCACAAGGCCTGTCGCTCATTCCCAAATCTCCATAACCACTTTCCAAACAAGGCTTTATTAAAAGTTCTCAGACTTCTAATAGCTAAACCTTCAGAATGAAGACGAGTGCAAACTGTGGCTCATTTCACTAGGCGAGTTTTCTTAACATCCCCCATACCACTCCAGAGAAAATTCTGTTGAAGTTGCTCAATACGGTTCGCAACCTCCACTAGGATaggaaacagagagagaaaataagttGGAAGATTGGACAACGTACTCTTAATAAGAGTAACTTTACCTCCTTTTGAGAGATACATACGTTTCCAACCTACTAACCTCCTCTCCACCTTCTCCAAAATTGGATTCCAAATAGATCTATCTTTGACATTAGCACCCAAAGGAAGACCTAGGTACTGCAATGGAAAGGAGCCTTGCTTGCACCCTAGCACATCCACCATATCTACTATATTAGGAACCATACCCATGGGGACCAATTCAGATTTGCCCATATTAATATTCAGCTTAGAAACTACTTCAAACCAAAACAGCACTAGCCGGAGAAACAGAATCTGACCAAGATCAGCATCACAAAAGACCATGGTATCATCAGTGAATAGAAGATGGGACACCTGCAAAGAGTTCCCTGTAGGACCCACCCTAAAAccagacatgagctcatccctcACTGCCTTATCCAACATTTTACTAAAAGCATTCGTAACAATGACAAACAATAACGGGGACAATGGATCACCTTGTCTTAAACCTCTAGAGCTAtcaaaaaaatcacatgaagatccattaatgagaatggAGAATTTAACAATAGAGATGCAAAAGAAAACCCATCTTCTCCATTTATCATGAAAGCCACAACGATCCGACATATAAATGAGAAAGTCCCAATTTACATGATCATAAGCCTTCTCTACATCCAACTTACACAACACCCCAGGAACTCTTGAATTTAGCCTACTATCCAAGCATTCATTGGCAATAAGAACAGAATCTAAAATTTGTCTTCCTTTGACAAAAGCATTTTGAGATTCATGAACAATATCCCAAGCACCATTTTCAACCTGTTAGCTAAAACTTTAGCAATAATTTTGTACACCCctccaattaaaataataggCCAAAAATCTCTTACCTCCACTGCATCAGCTTTTTTAGGAATTAAAGAGATGAAAGTAGCATTCAAGCTTTTCTCAAACTGagcattatcaaaaaaatactgaaaaacCTCCGAAAGATCAGTTTTGATAATGGCCCAACAAGCCTGAAAAAACGCCATAGGGAATCCATCAGGTCCAGGAGCTTTATCACCATCAAAATCCATGACCACTCCAAAAATCTCAGCTTCCTCAAAATGTCTTTCCAACTAGCCAGCCTTATTCTTAGAAATCTTCGAAAAGTTCAGCACATCCGGATGAGGACGAATGTGCTTATCTTCCAAGTAAAGACTTTTATAGAACCGAACAATACCCTCTTCAATAACTTCCTGATCTGATGTCAACACTCCACCAAAGATTAAACTGCCAATATTGTTACTCCTTCTATTAGAATTAGCTATTTGGTGAAAGAATTTCGTATTGCTGTCCCCCTCCTTTAACTATAGCACCCTTGATTTTTGTCTCCAACTAATCTCCTCCAACAACGCCATCCTCTCCTCTTTAGCATCCAGGGCATTCACATCATTCCATAGATTAATTCTCTTAACGGAGACATTGCCAAACTCGGTTTCATTCCACTTTTTTAAGTCCCCCTTTAAAGCTTTCAATTTCATGGCAAACTTGTAACTAGTAGTTCCAAGAAAATGATACGAGTCCCACCAATTTTTCACCTCCTCCACAAAGTCATCCACTTGAAGCCACATGTTTTCAAAACGAAAAGGCCTACGACCCTTACGAATATCCCTACCCTCCAAAGAAATGGGAAAGTGGTCTAATAGAACTCGACCCAACCTTTTTTGATGTATATTTGGATAATACTCCTCCTATtctgaagaaaagagaaaccgATCTATCCTAGAACCAGATAGAGAGTTTGACCAAGAGAAACTACCACCCTCCAAAGGGATATCCAATAACCCATTACAAGAGATGAAATCAGAAAAATTATACATATCCTGAGTGAAGTTCTCTGCCCCCAAACGTTTAGAAGGAAAACGAATTGCATTGAAGTCACCACCCACACACCAAGGCAAATTCCACCAACTAAAAAGACCCGCTAACTCCTCCCTCATCAGCCTCTTCTCCCTATCAACATTAGGACCATAGACTCCAGAGAAAGCCCATTCAAAGTTATCTCCCACATTCCTAAATCTACAAGACACAGAAAAGTCACCCACAGCTTCTTCCAACTTCTCCACCACCCTCCTATCCCACATGACCAAAATCCCACCTAATGCGCCTACTGAGCTCAAGTAAACCCAATCAACATAATGACAACCCCAAATACTTTTAATAAAACCCCTATTGATAAGCTTCATCTTAGTCTCTTGCAAGCAAATGACATCAGCCCTCCAAATTCTAATAAGGTTCCTAATTTGGAGCCTTTTATCCTTATCATTCAGCCCCCTCACATTCTAAGAGATTATCTTCAAATTCATTGGGACACAATCAGAGCCCTTTCCCTATTGGAACCTCTAGCTTTACCAGATGCAGAATCATAATTAATAGAACTCACCAAGCTCCTTAACTCCCTTAAACCCTTACCTCCACCCTTTGTTTTTTTACTCAATGCATTCGCTGCAACCCTTTGTCTAATTTTCTCCTCAATAGCCAAGAGAAAATTAGATGCAAGTTCTTCCAAACCTTCAACTGGAGTCTCCAAAAAAGAGCCAAACTCCTGAAACTTGCTCTGAAACCATGGTGACAAACTAGAATGAATACTAGATTGACCATCTTCCAAACAGCTAGATATGTTATTAACTTCTTGGGTCTCATTAGACTTCGACATAGCTAATGGAGTCACATATAAAGGTTCTGAAAAATCCGAACCTCGTCGATCAAATTCAACCATCTCACCACCATCTGACCAACTCTCTGAGTCTACATCCTCCACCATCACCCCATCCCCCTCAGATTGTACCGCTAAAGGCCTCGAAGAATTTCCTGAATAATCCATGGCCACAAGCTCGTCCAAAACAGAGCCCTTAAAAAAGCCTGAAGGTTGTCTCTCGATCCCCATCGGCACCACCACCCTCTTCCCATTGCCAAGTTCTAATCCCCACTTGTCCAAGAAGCCCCTTGAAAAATTCGAGTCCACAGCATTATTAAGTAAAAGATGCTTGAACTGTTGCTGTACCAGCCCACTATTGACAGCGGAATTAGATTCTGAAGCCACCATAACAGAGCAAGAGGATATTTGTGGGGTGGAGACTAAATCAGCATGTGGGTTCTCAGATTTCTCAAAATTACGCACCTCGTTGATCAGAACTGGTTTCAAAAGAGGGATGGGAGTAGGATTAAGCACTTGTGGTTtcagaaaaacaaaactaacctttgGGTTTTGGATTGTAGACTCAGATTGCCAATATTGGAGCATGCGACAACATCGGCATCTGAAGAAGTCACCACCATGTTCATCGGCACCACTTCGGTAGGGATAAGAGACTTGGGGTCAACTTGGGAGTGAGATGAGTCACACGGCACAAATGGAAGCACATTTGAAGGACTACTCACGTGATTTTCTTGTAAATAAGAGGCTGGCTACTAGGCTTTGGGCTTTTGAAAAGACCTAATATGGCCCAAGAAGCTACCACGGGGCTTCCAAGCAGGTTTAAATATGGGCCTGTTCTCTCTAGTAGGGGTTGGCACTTTAGTAGGAGCTTGTTGGCCACTGGGCTTTAAGCCCACTTCCTTGACCTCTGAAAAAATAACATCCCACTTCCCCTCAGACCCACATTCCACACGGAGGCAAATATCCAAAGTCAACTTACCTTTAATACCATTGGTAACGATGCCATTTATTACAGACGTGACTTCAGCCCCAAACCCAGTAGTTTCTTTTCCAAGAAGATCATTGCTGAGATTATAAAGATTACCACTGGAAATtgggattttcaaattttgaaattccgTAAATTTCTCCTTCCCTTTATTCACAAACCCATAGTTCCTCTGTTGCCCCTCTGGCACCACCACAGTAGGAAGCTTGTGTTCACCGTTTCTGATTCCAATGGTTCCAAAGTTTTTCTGCCGCCCCTCCTAAACCACCACAGCAGGATGCTT encodes:
- the LOC115990588 gene encoding probable serine/threonine-protein kinase PBL21, whose product is MEFSVKKYCWAELELLTESSSEENFIGNVKFGKVYWGKTEQGQEVTVKIWFRFDSQSLGLANRHANYSLTRLKSECTFLTHPDGMNHPNLVKLIGYCCEVEDHYLGVVYDRSVKQSGLRGLNEQTLRSKDTLLNLIDKEDLNWNQRMQVALAIAHVLEYLHCHNPLYQHCFVHPALIMPDQDSNPVLFDFFMLSGGIVGDKQCQAFNLKWAMHYLIWTEMNEAESFCLCVMLTLWCGTITILV